In one window of Chelmon rostratus isolate fCheRos1 chromosome 19, fCheRos1.pri, whole genome shotgun sequence DNA:
- the LOC121623444 gene encoding astacin-like metalloendopeptidase, translating to MLHLLLTALLFVESLKDVESSPIQEAKTAQPDDWFSRLLKYMNSNPETLEELLNKKYAVWEGDMILSTDRNAVESTWPTLEIPYIISPELESRTDDILSAMAMVSEHTCVSFHKRASETNYLHFKSSKGCASYVGFIGGEQPVFVASQCIVGNIVHEILHALGFHHEHTRTDREQYITILTSNIITGMERNFKKRQGQTFNLGYDIGSIMHYGSGFFSANGLPTIVPLKDVKDMGQRVKMTKMDTERVRHLYNCGASGKEIKIEGSGEKEEDVLRYEDHVSASKPEDHKPTAASPSA from the exons ATGCTGCATCTGCTCCTCACTGCACTTCTGTTTGTTGAATCCCTGAAAGATG tCGAGTCCAGTCCGATACAGGAAGCCAAAACAG cacaGCCGGACGACTGGTTCAGCAGGCTGTTGAAGTATATGAATTCTAACCCAGAGACTTTAGAAG AACTGTTGAACAAGAAATACGCAGTGTGGGAGGGAGATATGATCCTGTCT acagacaggaacgcAGTGGAGAGCACATGGCCGACGCTGGAGATACCATACATCATCAGCCCGGAGCTAG agAGTCGGACAGACGACATCCTGTCTGCTATGGCGATGGtgtctgaacacacctgtgtgtcCTTCCACAAAAGAGCCTCTGAGACAAACTACCTGCACTTCAAGAGCAGCAAAGG CTGTGCTTCATATGTGGGCTTCATTGGTGGCGAGCAGCCCGTGTTTGTCGCGTCCCAGTGCATCGTGGGTAACATTGTCCACGAGATCCTTCACGCTCTGGGCTTCCACCATGAACACACGAGGACAGACCGCGAACAGTACATCACAATTCTGACCAGTAACATCATTACAG GGATGGAGAGGAACTTTAAAAAGCGGCAAGGACAAACCTTCAATCTGGGCTATGACATAGGTTCGATCATGCACTACGGAAG TGGGTTTTTTTCAGCCAACGGTTTGCCCACCATTGTACCCCTCAAAGATGTGAAGGACATGGGACAGAGAGTCAAGATGACAAAGATGGACACTGAGAGGGTTCGCCATCTCTACAACTGTG GTGCCTCAGGAAAGGAGATCAAGATAGAAGGCAGCggtgagaaagaggaggatgtgCTCAGGTATGAAGATCATGTTTCTGCCAGCAAACCTGAAGATCACAAACCAActgctgcctctccctctgcctga
- the LOC121623349 gene encoding alpha-2B adrenergic receptor-like, with amino-acid sequence MAAAADSSCLSELGGLPNRNTSLISGTRPCNRSTVRTSPYTPQATAAFAIAITFMMIVTIVGNILVIIAVLTSRSLKGAQNLFLVSLAAADILVATLIIPFSLANELQGYWAFSSIWCEIYLALDVLFCTSSIVHLCAIALDRYLSISRPVSYGAKRTPIRIKAAIIIVWLISAVISFPPLLTLDKSEGGEEVCELNNERWYILYSTIGSFFAPCVIMILVYVRIYQIAKQHTRCPPGQKHKAVATSGPRKLSKPAKQNGDQGGTTKGEEDKVQTRMSGSDSTPSAPGNPTSHDTQHYPPNSSTAPVPKSTSSPTIPQHESQIISAVPHKESQTRPGEGGEALPNNTSSSDSDGELEAGEEGVLRADGKEKTNKTGEQTLGLSQSKGFKAQVLNLTCKYKNTMATSSGIKLVPEDTPKIQGTPISRRKAMVNREKRFTFVLAVVMGVFVICWFPFFFSYSLQAVCPETCSIPNPLFKFFFWIGYCNSCLNPVIYTIFNNDFRKAFKRILCRDTKGTFF; translated from the coding sequence ATGGCAGCCGCTGCAGATTCATCCTGCCTGTCGGAGCTCGGCGGGCTCCCCAACAGGAACACCAGCCTCATCTCCGGCACGCGACCCTGCAACCGGAGCACCGTCAGGACCTCGCCTTACACCCCACAAGCCACCGCAGCCTTTGCCATCGCCATCACCTTCATGATGATCGTAACCATTGTTGGGAACATCCTGGTCATCATCGCCGTCCTGACGTCACGATCCCTCAAGGGGGCTCAGAACCTCTTCCTGGTGTCACTGGCTGCAGCGGATATTTTAGTGGCCACGCTTATTATTCCCTTCTCGTTGGCTAACGAGCTGCAGGGCTATTGGGCATTTAGCTCCATTTGGTGTGAAATCTACCTGGCACTGGACGTTCtcttctgcacctcctccatTGTGCACCTGTGTGCGATAGCGCTGGACCGCTACCTGTCGATCTCTCGGCCTGTGTCCTACGGCGCCAAACGCACTCCCATACGAATCAAGGCGGCCATTATCATTGTCTGGCTGATCTCCGCGGTcatctctttccctcctcttctcaccCTGGACAAAAGCGAAGGAGGCGAGGAGGTGTGCGAACTAAACAACGAGCGCTGGTATATTCTCTACTCCACCATTGGTTCGTTCTTCGCCCCCTGTGTGATAATGATTCTGGTCTATGTGAGGATTTATCAGATCGCTAAGCAGCACACTCGCTGCCCGCCAGGACAGAAGCACAAAGCGGTGGCGACCAGTGGGCCTCGAAAGTTATCCAAGCCGGCAAAACAGAACGGAGATCAAGGAGGTACGACTAAAGGAGAAGAAGATAAAGTCCAGACCAGGATGTCTGGCTCAGATTCTACCCCATCAGCACCTGGGAATCCCACGAGCCACGACACTCAGCACTACCCCCCTAATTCAAGCACCGCTCCAGTCCCAAaatccacctcctcccccacaATCCCCCAACATGAAAGCCAAATCATCTCAGCAGTTCCCCACAAAGAGTCCCAGACACGTCCTGGCGAAGGGGGTGAAGCACTTCCCAACAACACCTCCAGCTCGGACTCTGACGGCGAGCTGGAGGCAGGTGAGGAGGGAGTTCTCAGGGCTGACggcaaagaaaagacaaacaagaccGGCGAGCAGACTTTGGGATTGTCCCAAAGCAAAGGGTTTAAAGCTCAGGTGCTAAACCTGACctgcaaatacaaaaacactaTGGCCACATCGTCAGGCATCAAACTGGTACCCGAGGACACGCCTAAAATTCAGGGGACGCCTATCTCCCGCCGCAAGGCCATGGTGAACCGGGAGAAGAGGTTCACCTTCGTGTTGGCTGTGGTGATGGGAGTGTTTGTGATCTGCTGgttccctttcttcttctcttactCTCTTCAGGCGGTGTGCCCTGAGACTTGCAGCATCCCCAACCCCTtgtttaaattctttttttggATTGGCTACTGCAACTCCTGCCTGAACCCGGTCATATACACCATCTTCAACAACGATTTCAGGAAGGCCTTCAAGAGGATACTGTGCCGGGACACAAAGGGTACGTTCTTCTAG
- the zcchc9 gene encoding zinc finger CCHC domain-containing protein 9: MTRWARANNIHKHKPAEATPWSKLRAGGGHPGSSGGPAGAKQGAQRDHLRGTQPGGSAVKKPNRKKKDYVDEDVNGFLEYLQQSGQPLPKGDRGGREEEQELREEVGTALRKDRRREDRRIKRQKNKKNNMLCFNCRKPGHGLADCPEADRDEEMGRGICYRCGSTEHEIQKCRAKVDPALGDYPYAKCFICGQTGHLSRSCPDNPKGLYAQGGSCRVCGSVEHFQKDCPEHQAATHSVTVSWLSNNMSADHEEVHVPVKKAKPKQTKVVVF, from the exons ATGACGAGGTGGGCGAGAGCCAAtaacatccacaaacacaagccAGCAGAGGCCACTCCATGGAGTAAGCTGAGAGCAGGAGGGGGTCACCCCGGCAGCTCTGGTGGCCCTGCAGGTGCCAAGCAAGGAGCTCAGAGGGACCATCTGAGAGGGACTCAGCCTGGAGGATCAGCCGTGAAAAAGCCCAACCGTAAGAAGAAGGACTACGTGGATGAGGATGTGAACGGCTTCCTGGAGTATCTCCAGCAGAGCGGACAGCCGCTGCCCAAAGGAGAccgaggagggagggaggaggaacaggagctcagggaggaggtgggaaCAGCcctgagaaaagacagaagaagagaggacagaaggataaagaggcagaaaaacaagaagaacaacaTG ctgtgctTCAACTGCAGGAAACCCGGTCACGGTTTGGCCGACTGTCCGGAGGCCGACCGAGACGAGGAGATGGGTCGAGGCATCTGCTACCGCTGCGGCTCCACCGAACATGAAATCCAGAAGTGCAGAGCTAAAGTGGACCCGGCTCTGG GTGATTACCCGTATGCAAAGTGCTTCATCTGTGGTCAGACTGGACACTTGTCGCGGTCCTGCCCAGATAATCCTAAAGGACTTTATGCTCAAG GAGGTTCCTGTCGCGTTTGTGGTTCAGTGGAACATTTTCAGAAGGATTGTCCAGAACACCAGGCTGCAA CTCACTCAGTGACAGTTTCCTGGTTGTCCAACAACATGAGCGCCGACCACGAGGAAGTCCACGTTCCAGTGAAGAAAGCCAAACCCAAACAGACTAAAGTGGTGGTGTTCTGA